GTCCCGGATGCCTGGGGGATGGATTCCGTACTCGAGGAGTCTCCAGGTCCGGCAGCGGTACTGACCCGGGTGCGCGGCATCCTCGAAGACCTCGATCCGGATGTCGGCAGGGTCGCCGTCGAGCAGCGTTTCCACCTCGGCCACCTCGACGAGGCGAAAGACGGCGAGGGTGGGGCGCTGCGACGGCATGACGTGATCTCGACTCTGATCGGGCCGGCCGGGGAGGCCGCGGTTGGCAGGGGCCTGGCCGAAACGGAATAAGTGGTGGGCCCGGCGCGACTCGAACGCGCGACCTGCGGTTTAGGAAACCGACGCTCTATCCACCTGAGCTACGGGCCCGTTCCTGGGGAGCCGCACGGAGGCGGCGGGAGCGGGAGTGTACCGGAGTCAGAACATGAGGAGGAATCGAGCGGACGTCCTTGCGCGGTTCGGGGGGTCCGGGGGGTGGCGAGGTGCACCCCCCGGGAAGGGTCACTCCTCGAACGGCACGACGCGAAGGTGCCTCACGAGGAGGACCTTGTTCGACCTCACGGCCTCGGCCTCTCCGAGAGGAAGGAAGTTGTCCTCCTGGCGGGCGATGTACCGCGAGCAGGCGTCGATGGCCTGGATGACGTCGTCGGTCTCGAAGGGCATCAGGAACTCCCTCGGCTCGGCGAGCCCTTCGACGACCAGCTGGAACGTGTGAAGGTGCTTTCTGTCCATGCGCTCCTCGGGGCGGCAGGATGTCGCCCGTGGGGCGGCCGCTCCCGGCATCGTATCCTCCAGCGCGTGGCGCGTCCCCTTCCTCGCCTGGAAACCACGGCCCGGCTCGAGGTGATTCCCGGCGCGGCGGGGTATCCGGCCCGGCACGACGTCCGCGACGCCCTGCTCGTCCGCGGAGACGAGCGGATTCCGGTCGTCGTCAAGAGGATCCGCCGCGACTTCCGCCAGCCCGAGGGGAACACGAGAGCCGAACGGGCCGTCCGGATCGCGCGGCACCTCCTCGCTCACGGTCTCGACACCCCCGAGCCGCTCGGGCTCGAGGTGACGGCCCAGGAGAGCGTCCTCGTCGTGCGGAAGCTGGAGAGGGCTGTCCAGATCAGGTCCTTCTTCCTGCGGCGCGACGAGCCCGGCCGGGAAGCCCCGGCCGTCAGGGCGACGTTCGAGGAGGTCGTGACGGCCCTCGGGCGATTCGCGAGGCGCCTCCACGACGCAGGAGTCTTCTTTCGCGATTTCACCGACGGCAACATCCTCGTGACGGAGGGAGAGACGGGACCTCGTCTCTGGCTCGTCGACCTCGACCGGGCGCGGATCCGAAAGGGCCCTCTGATGACCCTCAACCGGCTGCGGGACCTGGCCCGGCCCGGCCTGAGACGGCCGGAGGACCGACGCCTCCTCCTGGAGGCCTACTACGCTCCGGGCCCGGTCCCCCCGGCAGTACCGCTGGTGCACGCGGCGCTCAAGCGCCGGATCGTCCTCTGGGACGGCCTGAAGAGGGTCCTGAGGCCCTGGAGGCGCTGAAGGGCTATCCTCGGGTCGGGTAAACCACTGACCCGCCCTGTGCGTCCATGACGTCATGTCGATGGCCGTGACTGCCCGGGTCCTGGGTTTCGAGGCAGCCCCTCGAGGGAGGAGCACGAACGTGGCGAATGACCTCCCGGGCGAAAGCTCCCGAGCCGCGGACCCGGGGCGCAGGGAACGAGAAAGCGAAATCCTCGGACGGGTCCGGGCGGGAGACCCCGAGGCTTTCGAGTACTTCGTGAAGACCTACCAGCGGAAGGTCTTCCGGCTCGTCTACACCCTGGTTCGGAATGCTGCCGAAGCCGACGGCCTGACCCAGGACGTCTTCGTGAAGGCGTGGCGTGCGGTCCCCGACTTCAAGGGGGAAGCCGCCTTCGAGACCTGGCTCAACCGGATCGCCGTCAACGCCGTCCGCGACTCGGTACGGCGCCGCAAACCGGTCGTCTCGTTCTCCGACCTCGTCGCGGCGGAGGAGGTCGACGGTGCGGATCTCCCGCGGGCAGCCGAACCGACGGATGGTACGTCTCCCGAGAGGGACGCCTTGTCGCGGCAGATCCGGAGGAGGATCGGCGAGGCGCTCGAGGCGCTCTCCCCGCGGCAGCGGGCGGTGTTCGTCATGAAGCACTACGAGGAGCGGTCGATCGCCGAGATCGGGGCCGCGACCGGGCTGGACGACGGGACGGTCAAGTCGCACCTGTTCCGGGCGGCGCGCAAGCTGCGCCAGAAGCTGGAGGACCTGCGATGAGCGGCCGGCATTTGACGGAAGACGAGGTCGTGGGACGAGTATTCCCGGTCGAGGAAGGACCGGCGCCCATTCCCATCCACCAGGCGGTCTGCCCCGAGTGCCAGCAGCGGGTGGCGAAGCTGCGCGAGGCCTTCCTTCTCGACCGAGGGGCCGTGACGGGCGTCGTCGAGTCCCTGCCGGGCGATTTCTGGAACGCCCAGCGAAAGGCCATTCTGGGGCGCATCTCCGAGCTGGCCGCCGTCGAGGCGGAACAGAGGGCGACGCCGTTCCCCGCCCGCTTCACGCGGTCGGTCCTCCACCGCCCGGCGCTCGCGTTCGGGAGCCTGGCCGCCGCGCTCGCGCTCGTGGCCGGTCTCACCGTCCTCAGGGGCGGAACGGAGGCTGGCCCTTCGACCGCCGTCGCGACCGTGGCGGCCGCTCCAGCGGCCGGTCCGGCCGAGCTTTCCGCGGCGGACCGCGAGGACGACGATCTTCTCCGCGCGGTCGACAGCGTTCTTTCCACCGAGGCGGCGCACGAGGCGCTTCTCCCGGAGGCGATGAGATGAAGAGGATCGTGATCCACGCCGCCCTCCTGGCGGCATTCCTGGCGACGATCCCGGCCGCTGCCCAGATGCTCGAGATGCCGGGCGGGAAGTGGTGGAAGCGGCCCGCCGTCGTCGACACGCTGAAGCTCTCGCCCGAGCAGCAGCAGCGCCTGGACGAGGTCTTCCAGAAGAACCGGCGGGCGTTCGTCGACCTGAAGGCCGACGTCGACCGGCGGACGATCGACCTGGAAGACCTCCTGGAGGCGCACGACGTCGACCCCCGAAAGGTCGGTGCCGCCTCGGAGGCCCTGGAGCAGGCCCGGGGGAGGCTCGGAAAAGCCCGGACGATGATGGTCGTCGAGATGAGAGGGATCCTGACCGAGGCGCAGTGGCGGCAGATTACCGACCGTCGCGACCAGTGGCGCGCGGAGCGGGAAGGGGAGATGCGGAAGCGTTTCAACAAGCAGCGCGGCAACGCTCGCCCCGGCGGGGCACGCCCAGGGCAGTCGCCGATGCCGGAGGCGGCTCCGGACCTTCCGGAAGAGCCCTAGCGGAACGCCCGGGTGGGACGCTCGCTCCTGCGGGCGAGGACCAGCCAGCGGGTCCCCTCCGGCTGGAACGACAGCCAGCCGGAAGCGTCGGCGAAGAGCCGGGCCGTCAGGCCTGCCTGTCGGAGCGCCCGCTCCACGGCCCGCTTCGGCCACGCGATCTCCCGGTAGAGCTCGCGGGTCCGCCGGAAGCGGGTCGGGTCGCCCTTCTCCGGGAGGAACCAGTCACGCGTGACGGTCCCTTCGCCGGTTACCGGGTCGAAAGAGCCCCTCTCGGCGGAGAGCCCGCCGCCTGCGAGCGACGTGACCCTGTGGTGGTCGGGGAAGGCTTCGATCGTCTCCGGCGTGTTGAGGTCGAAGAGGAAGTGGCCGCCCGGCCGGAGCGCCTTCGCGACCCCTGCGAACGCCGGCGCGAGGTCTTCGTGGCTCCCGAGGTGGTTCAGGACGTCGAACGTCGCGAGGGCGAGGTCGAACGCTTCGCCGGTTCGGAGGGGG
The sequence above is a segment of the Holophagales bacterium genome. Coding sequences within it:
- a CDS encoding sigma-70 family RNA polymerase sigma factor, which encodes MANDLPGESSRAADPGRRERESEILGRVRAGDPEAFEYFVKTYQRKVFRLVYTLVRNAAEADGLTQDVFVKAWRAVPDFKGEAAFETWLNRIAVNAVRDSVRRRKPVVSFSDLVAAEEVDGADLPRAAEPTDGTSPERDALSRQIRRRIGEALEALSPRQRAVFVMKHYEERSIAEIGAATGLDDGTVKSHLFRAARKLRQKLEDLR
- a CDS encoding periplasmic heavy metal sensor; this translates as MKRIVIHAALLAAFLATIPAAAQMLEMPGGKWWKRPAVVDTLKLSPEQQQRLDEVFQKNRRAFVDLKADVDRRTIDLEDLLEAHDVDPRKVGAASEALEQARGRLGKARTMMVVEMRGILTEAQWRQITDRRDQWRAEREGEMRKRFNKQRGNARPGGARPGQSPMPEAAPDLPEEP
- a CDS encoding class I SAM-dependent methyltransferase encodes the protein MTARKRPPYAVLAGYYDEVYGLWRELLSPARDEILRAHGVRFESVLDVGCGSGWQSLELARRGCRVVAVDPVAAFLRPLRQAARTGRLPIEVRRGAALSLPLRTGEAFDLALATFDVLNHLGSHEDLAPAFAGVAKALRPGGHFLFDLNTPETIEAFPDHHRVTSLAGGGLSAERGSFDPVTGEGTVTRDWFLPEKGDPTRFRRTRELYREIAWPKRAVERALRQAGLTARLFADASGWLSFQPEGTRWLVLARRSERPTRAFR